A segment of the Desulfitobacterium dehalogenans ATCC 51507 genome:
TTCGGGAGGCTCTGTGGCTTCTGTAGCCGCAGACCAAGCAGTCTACTCCTTAGGCTCGGACACAGGGGGATCGATTCGTCAACCGGCAGCTTTCTGCGGTGTCGTGGGCTTAAAGCCTACCTATGGGGTAGTGTCTCGCTACGGGCTTATTGCCTATGCTTCTTCCCTGGATCAAATCGGACCGGTGACGAAAACTGTCCGCGATAATGCTTTAGTGCTCAATGCTATTGCAGGGCATGATCCTAAAGATTCCACTTCAGTGCCATTTGAGAAACCAGATTATACTCAATTTTTAACCGAAGATATTCGGGGCTTAAGAATCGGTGTGCCTAAGGAGTACTTTGGGCAGGGGATGGATCCCCATGTCGAAGAGGTCATTCGGGAAGCCCTTCGCACCTATGAAAGTCTGGGAGCTATCGTTGAAGAATGCTCCTTACCGCATACAGAATATGCTATGCCGGCTTATTATTTGATTGCTACGGCAGAAGCCAGCTCCAACTTAGCCCGTTATGATGGGGTTCGCTATGGACATCGGGCCGAATCGGCGGAAGATGTCATAGGGATGTTCTGCAAAACCCGGGCAGAAGGTTTCGGATCAGAAGTTAAGCGCCGGATCATGCTGGGCACCTATGCCTTAAGTGCCGGGTATTATGACGCCTATTATCTGAAGGCTCAAAAGGTAAGGACCCTAATCGTTCAGGACTTTCAACAGGCTTTTGATAAGTTTGATGTGCTCCTTTCACCTACAGCGCCTACTCCAGCTTTCCGCATCGGGGAGAAATCCGGAGATCCTCTCACCATGTATCTATCCGATGTATGTACTGTCCCCATTAATTTAGCCGGAATCCCGGCCCTATCCATTCCGGCAGGCTTTGTGGATGGATTGCCGGTGGGTATGCAGCTGATGGGGAAACATTTTGCTGAAGGAATTCTTTATAAGACAGCCTACGCCTACGAGAAAAACACCGCCTTCCATACCAGGAAACCAAGCTTAAGCAAAGGAGGGGCGCGGTAATGAGTATCTTTGAACGTTATGAAATGGTCTGCGGAGTGGAAGTCCATGTTGAGCTGGCTACTAAGACCAAGATCTTTTGCAACTGCTCCACCGAGTTTGGGGGAGAGCAAAATACCCATGTCTGTCCCGTTTGTCTGGGGTTGCCTGGGGTACTGCCGGTCCTCAATCGTGAAGTGGTCAATCTGGCCATCAAAGCTGGTCTGGCTTTACATTGCGAGATTGCCGACTTTTCTAAATTCGATCGTAAAAATTACTTTTATCCAGATGCACCGAAGAATTTTCAGACATCCCAGTATGATCTGCCTATCTGCAAAAAGGGCTGGTTGGAATTCGAAGTGGGCGGAGAAAAAAAACAGGTGGGAATAACCCGCGCCCATATGGAAGATGATGCCGGAAAGCTGGTTCATAGCGGTGCCACCATTTCCACCTCCGATGAGTCGTTTGTTGATTACAACCGGACCGGAGTGCCTCTCTTGGAGATTGTATCGGAACCGGATATGCGTTCTATTTCCGAAGTGGTGAGCTTCTTGGAAGAATTGGTGCGGACCATTCAATACACCGAAGTCTCCGACTGCCGGATGGAACAAGGTTCGGTCCGCTTTGATATTAATGTGTCCTTGCGTCCGCACGGGCAGAAGGAGTTTGGCATCCGGACCGAAACGAAGAATCTCAATTCCTTCAGCTCTGTACGGCGCTGCCTGGAATATGAGACTGAGCGCCAAGCCCGACTTTTAGATCAGGGGAAAAGCATCATTCAGGAAACCCGGACATGGGATGAGGGAAAAGGAGTCACCCTTTCCTTGCGTTCAAAAGAGGAGGCCCATGATTACCGCTATTTCCCTGAGCCGGATCTGGTGCCCCTGGTTATCGAGAGGGAGTGGGTGGAGGAAATTCGCCAGACCCTTCCGGAAATGCCCGCTGCACGTCGGGAACGTTATAAGTCTTTAGGATTGACGGAGTATGATGCAGGAGTACTTACTTTGTCTAAGGCGATATCGGACTTTTTTGATGAAGCTCTGAAGAATTATGAAGATGCCAAGACCTTGGCGAATTGGGTCATGGTGGAGTTCGCCCGCCTCCTCAATGCGAAACAAATCAGTGTGGAAGAATCCCCCGTTCGGCCATCTCAACTGGCTGAGCTCCTGACTCTGATTGAGAAAGGAGCTATCAGCGGTAAGATCGGCAAAACTGTGATTGAAGAAATGTTTGAATCTGGGAAGGATCCGCAAGTCATTGTTCAAGAGAAGGGCTTGGCACAAATCAGCGATACAGATGCCTTACTGAAACTGGTAGATGAAGTGATTGCCGCTCATCCTCAATCGGTGGAAGACTATAAAGCCGGTAAGGAGAGAGCCATGGGCTTCCTTGTCGGTCAGATGATGAAAGCCACCAAAGGCCAGGCTAACCCCGGTGTGGTCAATACCCTGCTCAAGGAACAGCTAGCGAAGGTTTAAGAGTAGAATTTAGAGAATTGTTGATCGATAAAGCTTTCTTTCCAGACATTTGGGAAGAAAGCTTTTTTATGCAAGAAGTTATTTAATTTGAAGTTTCAAAATAATTAATCAATGAGAAGATTGTTTCCTTTGTAAAACCATAGTAAAATGGTGGTGATTTTAAATAGTACTTGGTAATTGATCTAAGATTGCAAAGGCCTATTATGACGTCAAAGCTGTCGAAGTGGTTCACTTTCGAAGTCTGGAGGAAAGAAGATGGAAGTATTGAAAGGGCAGGAAGCGCTGCAGGCTCTGATTGGCGTTTTGCCTCATATCGTTAAGTCTCTACCTGAAGATATGGCGTTATATGTCACGGATGGCGAAAACTACTTACAAGTTGCGGAAGGTCCCGATTTACAGATTGGCATCACTGTGGGGAGCAAGGTATGGGGAAAAGCCACGGAAAAGTGCATGAAGGAGAAAAGAAAAACATCCTTTAATGTTCGTGACGGCATGCCATTTAAAGGGGTGAACATCCCGATTCTCGATGAAAATAAAAATCCCGTAGGTACCATATTATGTGCTACAGGCCGAAAAAAGCAGCAGGATGTCTATCAAGTGGCTGAGCAATTAGCAGATACTTTGGACCAAATGGCTGAGGCGATGAATGAGATTGCCAGTGGGGCAGCAAGGCTGGCAGAAGTCGGGCAAGCACTTACAGAAAAGGCACAATTATCCGATAAGAAAATTAGCGAAACAGAAGTCATCATCAATTCGATCAAATCCATATCCAATCAGACCAATTTGCTGGGATTAAATGCGGCGATCGAGTCCGCGAGGGCCGGAGAGTATGGACGCGGGTTTGGTGTAGTCGCACAGGAAATCCGCAAATTAGCTGATGAGAGTAAACATTCAACAGAGCAGGTCAGGGTCATCATTGAGGCGATTTCATCTGCAGTAAAGAATATGATCCTATCCGCCGAGGAGTCTGGAGCGATCTCCCAGCAGCAAGCGGCTGCGATTCAGGAAAATACAGCAACGATCGATGAGCTGCGCAATGTAGGGTTAAAATTAAAGGACTTCGCAGCAAAGTTATAAGCAATCGGGCTTCCTTTCTGGAGTATAATCTGAAAGGAAGTTTTGTTTTAGTTATTCGACAAAGTATACAGTATTTGTTGGGGTAAATAGTTCACAAATTTCTAGATTGTGTTAGTATTAAGGTCGATGAATATTTGCTAAAAATGCAAGGAGCTGAAATAGTCGTGGAAGAAAGAACATTAACCATCGTGGACACGACATTGCGGGATGGAGA
Coding sequences within it:
- a CDS encoding methyl-accepting chemotaxis protein, whose amino-acid sequence is MEVLKGQEALQALIGVLPHIVKSLPEDMALYVTDGENYLQVAEGPDLQIGITVGSKVWGKATEKCMKEKRKTSFNVRDGMPFKGVNIPILDENKNPVGTILCATGRKKQQDVYQVAEQLADTLDQMAEAMNEIASGAARLAEVGQALTEKAQLSDKKISETEVIINSIKSISNQTNLLGLNAAIESARAGEYGRGFGVVAQEIRKLADESKHSTEQVRVIIEAISSAVKNMILSAEESGAISQQQAAAIQENTATIDELRNVGLKLKDFAAKL
- the gatB gene encoding Asp-tRNA(Asn)/Glu-tRNA(Gln) amidotransferase subunit GatB; the protein is MSIFERYEMVCGVEVHVELATKTKIFCNCSTEFGGEQNTHVCPVCLGLPGVLPVLNREVVNLAIKAGLALHCEIADFSKFDRKNYFYPDAPKNFQTSQYDLPICKKGWLEFEVGGEKKQVGITRAHMEDDAGKLVHSGATISTSDESFVDYNRTGVPLLEIVSEPDMRSISEVVSFLEELVRTIQYTEVSDCRMEQGSVRFDINVSLRPHGQKEFGIRTETKNLNSFSSVRRCLEYETERQARLLDQGKSIIQETRTWDEGKGVTLSLRSKEEAHDYRYFPEPDLVPLVIEREWVEEIRQTLPEMPAARRERYKSLGLTEYDAGVLTLSKAISDFFDEALKNYEDAKTLANWVMVEFARLLNAKQISVEESPVRPSQLAELLTLIEKGAISGKIGKTVIEEMFESGKDPQVIVQEKGLAQISDTDALLKLVDEVIAAHPQSVEDYKAGKERAMGFLVGQMMKATKGQANPGVVNTLLKEQLAKV
- the gatA gene encoding Asp-tRNA(Asn)/Glu-tRNA(Gln) amidotransferase subunit GatA, translating into MEMTGLTIGELHELLESRAISTTELTQGFLDRIEAVDPDIRAFITVTKKEALSQAKTVDEKLARGEKLGVLEGIPMALKDNLCTDGIRTTCSSKILENFIPPYNAAVAEKLNDSGAILLGKLNMDEFAMGSSTENSGFFATRNPWDLERVPGGSSGGSVASVAADQAVYSLGSDTGGSIRQPAAFCGVVGLKPTYGVVSRYGLIAYASSLDQIGPVTKTVRDNALVLNAIAGHDPKDSTSVPFEKPDYTQFLTEDIRGLRIGVPKEYFGQGMDPHVEEVIREALRTYESLGAIVEECSLPHTEYAMPAYYLIATAEASSNLARYDGVRYGHRAESAEDVIGMFCKTRAEGFGSEVKRRIMLGTYALSAGYYDAYYLKAQKVRTLIVQDFQQAFDKFDVLLSPTAPTPAFRIGEKSGDPLTMYLSDVCTVPINLAGIPALSIPAGFVDGLPVGMQLMGKHFAEGILYKTAYAYEKNTAFHTRKPSLSKGGAR